From the genome of Pseudomonas sp. FP453:
GCGCCTTTTTTTTGCTGAAGTTCGATTATCTGGCTGCCGATGTCGAGCGCCAGCTTGGCGTTCCCAGGACCTTCTATTGTGAACTTGTCGCGATGCAGGTCATCGATAAACTGGCTGCTGTATTCGCTGGTGCCGAATGTCGAAACGTTAGCCGGTGGTGGCGGCGTGGCGTCGGCAGGGTTTTCTTCAAACGTCCAGGAAACTTGCGGTGCGATTTCACCTTCTTCGTTCAGCGTGACACCGTATGTGTAATCGTAGCCATCAGTCTTGAGGTATTTATCCAGTATTTCAGCGCCCTTCATTTTTTTGCCATCGACATCAAGGAACTCATCTGAAAGTTGTCGCGGCCTTGTGAGTTCAACGTCTGCTGTTGAAGGTGATGCCCGGTTCCACCATGCACCGCCATCGCCCGGCGCACGTGTCCATTCGCCATCACGTCCAGGCGTTACCACCATCACTCCCTTGCCGGTATTTGGATCGATGATCTTGGCAAATGAGTTGCCCGATCGGTAGCTGCCGGATATTTCAAAGACCTTGTGGGTGCCCGTCTCATCGGTCACGCGCACGAACTGGCGAAATACTCCCTTGCTATCGGTCATTCGATAGACCCCCGATGCATTTCGGGTAGCGTTCCGTATCAGCTCCTCACCGTCGGCAACCGCATATTGCGCCATGGGAATGAGTGACGGCGACCTCGGCAAGGGTTGTGATACGTCTGTATTGGCAGGGTATGTGCCCCTGGATGTTCCTGGCTGGGATTCTTCGGTGATGGTGGGAACCTCCTCACTGGCGGGTGGCGCTTTGGGTGCCCGTACCAACTCAAAGTCACTGGATGGCGAGTTGTACCGCCAACTGACGTCTCTGAGATCAGGGGCGAGCGCGGCGGCGGGCGGTTCCTCCGTTCCTGCTCCTCCGGCGGTTGCTAGTTCGTGCGCCAATTGCAGCGCTGATATCACCGCCCCGGAACTGCCGCCAATACGATCCTCTGCGGTTTTTCCATAAATCCCATCGTGTATGCCGAAGACAATGTTGCCCGCGTTGCCCACCACGGGCACGTAACCGAAGGTATTGCCCCAGAAGTCTTTCGCGGCCTTCCAGTTTTGTTGTGAGGAACCAAATACTTCGGTCTGATCGGCCCATACTGCGTTGGTGGCGTTCTGCTCCTGATATTTGGAGGCAATGCCGTTGTCCAGGTTGCCAAACTTCAACTGATAATGATCGCCGCGTGCCCTGGTGTAATTAAATGTCTCCCTGACGGGGATGGCTTGATCTTTGAAGAGGTTTTGATACCCAGGGTAAGTGGCATTCTTGCCTCTGATCAGGGTGTCTAGAACATCTCCCGCCTTCGGCCAATGCGCGTCTTTTCCGCCTTGTCGGTCGCTGGCGTTGAAGCGCGTGTGTAAAGTGTTCTGGTTGTTCTTTGCCCAGTTGGCAAAGTCGTCGTCACCTTTTATCTCATGGGCCGCGCCATTTCTTAAATCAATCATCAACCCTTGATTCGGGCGGTTTTCATAGTTGCCGTCGTAGGGGGTGTAGGGGATGAATGCATACCCTGAGAGTGGGTAGCCATAGATGTTGGGGATAATGACCTGGCCATTATGTTCCAATGTGCGTTTGATCGCTTCTTTGGCTTCACCACTCAGTTTTTCAAAGCTGTCTTTGTTGTTGAAGAGACTTTGCAGGGTGCCTCGAGTAACGTAGGCATCTGCTTTTCCTGAACGTTGCGCCACTTCACCTGACGCATCCCGCATCGGCGTGGCTATATCTTTTTCCCAGTGATCCTGGAGTTTATGGCCAAGCGACTCCAGCTCGTTGATTTTTCCACGGCTCTTTTTTTCGATGCTCATGGATTGGAAATTGATCGGGCCACCTCGCTGCACCTTGTCGTGCTCAAGGGCTCCCGCTGCTATTTCCCATGCAAAGTAGGTACGAATCTCGGTGCCGGTCAGTACATCGGGTTTTCCCATGCCGGTGTACGTGCTGAACTTTACTTTGAATTGTTCGTGCGGGTCATGGCCGGCCGCCAATAATCCACCGCTAAAATAACCCGCGGGCTCCATGAACTGGCGCGCGTTCTGGAACTTGATATTTCGTTTGCCCTCTCGATCACTCTCTATGTCTCCGATCAGCGTCTTGACGCGATTGGCATAGGCGTCGATATGTTGTTCTCGTTCTTCTTTGGTATAGCCCGTGCCGGGCGCCGGAGCGGTAGGTGTTCCGTAGATTGTCGTCGTGTAGGTACTGGCGCTGTTATTGGAAGAAGGGACTTCGGTCGTGGGTTTTTGGTCGGTTTTCTTGTTTTCGGCGTTCGCCATTTCACTCGCGTCATTCGCCGGTGCAAGGGGGGTCATTGTTGTTATGAAATTCGATGAGGTGGCCGACGTTATACTCATAATTAACTCGCTTTATCGTGGGGGACAAATAACAATTCGCCAATCGAGAGGTGCCTGGGTAAAGCCCATACTGCACGAACTATGGCCGATATCGGCTCGCCGATCCCTGGATAAAATAGCGGGTTGAATTGCTGACTAGCGCCGCATTAAAAGTGCAACTAAGTGTCTGGTTGTTTTAAGTTAAGTGTTGTAGTGGCTTTGCTCTGTCCGGGTTGATCTGATGGCAGCATTGAGTGGCTGAGTGTGTATGGGGCGTTCCACTTCAATGCCTACTAAACATTGCCGATGCTCGGCCGTTTTGCGCTGAGTCAATAGCATCCGAGAACGCCTTGCGTGCGATTGCTGAGGGGGGTGAGCAAAAAAAACGGCACAAGCCTTTATGGGCTGTGCCGTTTTGTCATAACGAATAGTTTATTGCAGCACTTCAATCACACCGTCAGCGCTCATGGTGACCTGGCTGGTACCGGCTTCCACTTCCGGCGTCGGCGCCGAATCCATGGCAGCGGCCTTCATCATCATGCCGCCACGGGCGTAGGGTTGTGGATAACCGTTGGTGTTGAAGTTCAGGTTGACGATCTTGTAGCCCTTGCCGCCCAGCGCATCGGTCGCCAGTTGTGCACGGGCCTTGAACGCGGCCACGGCATCCTTGAGCAACGCATCTTCACTGGCCTTGCGGGTGGCGTCGGCGATGGCGAAGTCCATGCTGTCCATTTTCAGGGTGTTGAGCAGTTCGCCGGTGAGCTTGGACAGCGCCGGGAAGTCCGCACTTTCCAGGCGCAGTTCGGCGCGCTCGCGCCAGCCGGTGATCTTCTGGTTCTTGTTGTCGTAGATCGGGTAGCTGTTGCGGCTGCCCTGGCGCAGGGTCACGCCCTTGACTTCGCGAGACTGGGCCAGCGCCTTGTTCATGGTGGTGGTGATTTCGGCGGCAAGCTTGGCCGGGTCGCTGTTCTGGGACTCGGTGTAGAGGGTCACGATCATCTTGTCGCGGGCCACCTCCTGGCTGGCCTCGGCGCGCAGGGAAATCTGGTTGTAGTTCAGGCCTTCGGCGGCCAGGGCAGGAAGGCTGGCAAGGGTGGCGACGCCGAGGGTGATAACAGCTGCACTACGAGTGAAACGAGACATGAGAGCTCCTTAGGGTGTTCGTGTTCGGTAAGACTGTAGACGGTGGCATCGGGTTCTTCGGGTTTACACATTACCTACAAGTTTTGCCGATGCCGACGAACGGTATTTTCCCCGGCCTGCGGCAAAGAGCCACACGCGCCGTGCCAGCCGGTCGGCTTCGTTTATACTCCTGCCGATCCGCCTGCAGCGCTCAACGGGAGAGCTCATGCTCGCCGCCGTAAAACTGACTTCCGCCACCCGCCAGAACCTCTGGCGCCTGACGTTCATTCGCACCCTGGTCCTTGCCGCACAGGCTGGCTCCGTCGGGCTCGCCTATTGGTTCGACCTGCTGCCGCTGCCGTGGCTGCAATTGGGCGTGACCCTGGGTTTCTCCACCGTGCTGTGTGTGTTTACCGCGATCCGCTTGCGCACCACCTGGCCGGTGACCGAGTTGGAATACGCCCTGCAATTGGCGTGCGACCTGTTTATCCACAGTGTGTTGCTGTATTTTTCCGGTGGCTCCACCAACCCGTTCGTGTCGTATTACCTGGTGCCGTTGACCATCGCAGCGGTGACCTTGCCGTGGCGCTATTCGGTGGCGTTGTCGGGTATCGCCCTGACCCTCTACACCTTGTTGCTGGCGCGGTTCTATCCGCTGCAAACGTTCCCCATCGCCCGGGAAAACCTGCAGATCTACGGGATGTGGCTGAGCTTCGCCTTGTCCGCTGCCGTCATTACCTTTTTCGCCGCGCGCATGGCCGAAGAGCTGCGCCGCCAGGAAGAACTGCGCGCCATCCGTCGTGAAGAAGGCCTGCGCGACCAGCAATTGCTGGCCGTCGCCACCCAGGCCGCCGGCGCTGCCCATGAGTTGGGCACGCCGTTGGCGACCATGAGCGTACTGCTCAAGGAAATCATCCAGGACCACCACGACCCGGCGCTGCAGGAAGACCTCGGCGTGTTGCAGGAACAGGTCAAGCAGTGCAAACAGACCTTGCAGCAACTGGTGCGTGCCGCCGAAGCCAACCGCCGCCTGGCGGTGGAGATGCAGGACGTGACCCAGTGGCTCGACGAAGCCCTGAACCGCTGGCACCTGATGCGCCCTGAAGCCAGCTACCGCTTCCACCTGCTCGGGCAAGGCACCGTCCCGCGCATGGCGCCGCCGCCCGACCTGACCCAGGCGTTGCTCAACCTGCTGAACAACGCTGCCGACGCCTGCCCCGAAGGCCTGGGCGTGCAGCTGGACTGGGATGCGGAAGACGTGACCATCAGCATTCGCGACCACGGCGCCGGCGTGCCGCTGGCCATTGCCGAGCAGATCGGCAAACCGTTCTTTACCACCAAGGGCAAAGGCTTCGGCCTCGGCCTGTTTTTGAGCAAGGCCAGCGTGACCCGCGCGGGCGGCTCAGTGAAGCTCTATAGTCATGAGGAAGGTGGCACGCTCACCGAGCTGCGCCTGCCCCGTGTCGCACGAGGAGATATCGATGAGTGACGAGATCCAAGTCGAAGGCGAAGAACTGCCGCACCTGTTGCTGGTAGATGACGACGCGACCTTTACCCGCGTGATGGCACGCGCCATGAGCCGTCGCGGTTTCCGCGTGAGCACCGCCGGTTCCGCCGAAGAAGGCCTGACCATCGCCCAGGCCGACCTGCCGGACTACGCCGCGCTCGACCTGAAAATGGACGGCGACTCCGGCCTGGTGCTGCTGCCCAAGCTGCTGGAACTCGACCCGGAAATGCGCGTGGTGATCCTTACCGGTTACTCCAGCATTGCCACTGCCGTCGAGGCGATCAAGCGTGGCGCCTGCAACTACCTGTGCAAACCGGCCGATGCAGATGACGTGCTGGCCGCCTTGCTCTCCGAGCACGCCGACCTCGACACCCTGGTGCCGGAAAACCCGATGTCGGTGGACCGCCTGCAGTGGGAACACATCCAGCGCGTGCTCACCGAACACGAAGGCAACATCTCCGCCACTGCCCGCGCCCTGGGCATGCACCGCCGCACCTTGCAGCGCAAACTGCAAAAGCGTCCGGTACGCCGCTGAACGAAGTCTGAACAACCTGCTTCAGGCTCCACGGCGCCCTGAACCGATCGTCTATGATCGGTTCAAACGCCTGTGATCTTTTCCCTACCGAGCCTGAACGATGAATCAGAACGCTGAGTACTCCGCGGTCAACGACGCGGTGCGTGGGCAATTCTTCCGCCGAACCTGGGCGATGATCACACCGTATTGGCGCAGTGAAGAGAAGGGCAAGGCCTGGTTGTTGCTGGCGGCGGTGATCGGCCTGTCGTTGTTCAGCGTGGCGATCTCCGTGTGGATCAACCACTGGTACAAGGACTTCTACAACGCCCTTGAACACAAGGACACGGCTGCGTTCTGGCAACTGATCGGCTACTTCGGCGGGATCGCCGCCGTGGCCATTCTTGGCGCGGTGTACCGCCTGTACCTGACCCAGATGTTGACCATCCGCTGGCGTGCCTGGCTCACCGAAAAGCACTTCGCCCGCTGGCTCGCCCACAAGAACTACTACCAGCTGGAGCAGGGCGGTTACACCGATAACCCGGACCAGCGGATTTCCGAAGACCTCAACAACTTTACCGCCAACACCTTGAGCCTCGGCCTTGGCTTGCTGCGCAATGTGGTCAGCCTGGTGTCGTTCTCGATCATCCTGTGGGGCGTGTCGGGCAGTATCGAAGTGTTTGGCATCACCATTCCCGGCTACATGTTCTGGTGCGCGCTGCTGTACGCCGCCGTGGGCAGTTGGCTGACGCATTTGATCGGCCGTCGCCTGATCGGCCTGAGCAACCAACAGCAACGTTTCGAAGCGGACCTGCGTTTCTCCATGGTGCGCGTGCGTGAGAACGCCGAGAGCATCGCGCTGTACAACGGCGAGCCGAATGAACAACAGCGCCTGAGCACGCGCTTCGGCAAGGTCTGGCACAACTTCTGGGACATCATGAAAGTGTCCAAGCGCCTGACCTTCTTCACCGCCGGTTACAGCCAGATCGCGATCATCTTCCCGTTCATCGTCGCCGCGCCGCGTTACTTCACTGGCAAGATCGAATTGGGCGAGCTGATGCAAATCAACTCGGCGTTCGGCAACGTGCAGGAGAACTTCAGCTGGTTTATCAGCGCGTATTCCGACCTGGCGTCGTGGCGTGCCACCAGTGATCGTCTGCTGAGTTTTCAGCAGGCCATGACGGATAACGAGCAGCGCCCGCCAGCGATTGACGTGCGCCCTGAAGGCGAACGCCTTGTGGTGCAAAACCTCGGCATGGACCTGGCCGATGGTCGCCACTTGCTGACCGATGCGGACATGAGCGTAGAGCCCGGCCAGCGCGTGATGCTCAGCGGGCGTTCCGGCAGCGGTAAAAGTACCTTGCTGCGTGCGATGGGCCAACTGTGGCCAGCGGGGCACGGCAGCATTCGTTTGCCGGCTGCGCGATATTTGTTTTTGCCGCAGAAGCCTTACCTGCCGATCGGTACGTTGAAGGCGGTGTTGAGTTATCCACAAGACGACAGCGCCTACCCGGCCGAACGTTATGCACAGGTGCTGGAGACTTGCCGCTTGCCGCATCTGGTTGGCCGTCTGGATGAAGCGAACCACTGGCAACGCATGCTCTCGCCGGGTGAGCAGCAACGTTTGGCGTTTGCCCGTGCGTTGTTGTTCGCGCCGCAATGGCTGTACATGGACGAAGCGACATCGGCGATGGATGAAGAGGATGAGGCGACGTTGTACCAGGCGTTGATCGATGAGTTGCCGGGATTGAGCATTGTCAGCGTGGGGCATCGCAGCAGCCTGAAGCGCTTCCATGGGCGGCATGTGCGGATCGAGGGCGGGCGTCTCCAGGAGCAACAACCCGCCTAAGGGTGTACTCGATTAATGTGGGAGCTGGCTTGCCTGCGATGGCATCGCCGCGGTTTAACTGACAGACCGAGGCGCCTGCATCGCAGGCAAGCCAGCTCCCACACAAGCCCGCTCCCACATGGGGTCTCCGGTGTTCTTGAGAATGAGCAGGCAACAAAAAGCCCGGCTGATCATCGATCAGCCGGGCTTTTTAGTGCCTGAAGAAAACCTACTTCTTCAAACCGTAATGCTCATCCAGCATGCCTGGGGCGTTCGGCGTTTTTGGCGCGTAGTCCCGTGGCGGCTCCTGGTTTTCCCGGGGTGGGGTCAGGCGCTCACGTGGTGCTTGCGGTGCATCGGAATGCAGCGCGGCCAGCAGGCGCTGACGGGTGATGTCGTCGAGAGCCAGGCGGTTGGCGCCATCGGCGAGGTGGTCTTGTACTTCCTGGTAGCTCTGGGTGAGCTTCTTGACCAGGGTCGCGGTGCTGTTGAAGTGGGTAACAACCTCGTTCTGATAACTGTCAAAACGTTCCTGAATGTCATCCAGCTGACGCTGCGTGCGGTTAGGCGCGGCATTCGGCAGCAGGCGAGCAACCAGGAATCCAATGGCGACACCGGCAACCAGGGCAAGAGTCGGCAACAACCAAACTAAGAGCGAGTGTTCCACGAGTCCTTCCTCTATAAACGGCTTTGCTTTACGTTAACGGCTCAAACCTGCGCTGTATACCGCGATTAAGCTCGCAATGATGCCAAGCACAGACTTTTAGCTAGACGAGTCGACCCATTGAGAGGTCACGGAGTTCATCTCTTGCTCATGCGTGAAACCCCCGTTTTGATCGAAGGCCCGGTGGGCCAACTGGAAGCCCTGTACCTGGATCACCCCGAACCACGGGGCCTGGCGCTGATCTGCCACCCCAACCCGGTGCAGGGTGGCACCATGCTCAATAAAGTCGTCTCGACCCTGCAACGCACCGCCCGCGATGCTGGTTTGATTACGTTGCGCTTCAATTACCGTGGCGTCGGCGCGAGTGCCGGCACCCACGACATGAGCACCGGTGAAGTGGACGACGCCGAAGCGGCCGCCACCTGGCTGCGGGAAAAACACCCCGACCTGCCGATGACCCTGCTCGGTTTCTCCTTTGGTGGCTACGTGGCCGCCAGCCTCGGCGGCCGCCTGGAAGCCAAGGGCGAGCAGCTCGCGCACCTGTTCATGGTCGCCGCGGCGGTGATGCGCCTGCGCGACACCGACCTGCTGCCGTTGGGCTGCCCGCTGACCCTGATCCAGCCGGAAACCGACGAAGTGGTCGACCCGCAGACCGTCTACGACTGGTCCGCCGCCCTGAATCGCCCCCATGAGCTGCTGAAAGTGGCAGAATGCGGGCACTTTTTTCATGGCAAGCTCACCGATCTCAAGGATCTGGTGCTGCCGCGCCTCTCGAATTGATAGCAGTCTGATAAGCGATTACCCATGACGACTCGTACCCGTATCCTCACCGGCATCACCACCACCGGCACGCCGCACCTGGGCAACTACGCCGGTGCGATCCGCCCGGCGATCCTCGCCAGCCAGGACGCCAATGCCGACTCCTTCTACTTCCTGGCCGACTACCACGCCCTGATCAAGTGCGATGACCCGCAGCGCATCCAGCGCTCGCGCATGGAAATCGCCGCGACCTGGCTGGCCGGTGGCCTGGATGTGAACCGGGTGACGTTCTATCGCCAGTCGGACATCCCGGAAATCCCCGAGCTGACCTGGCTGCTCACCTGCGTTGCCGCCAAGGGCCTGCTCAACCGCGCCCATGCGTACAAGGCGTCGGTGGACAAGAACGTGGAAACCGGCGAAGACCCGGATGCGGGCATCACCATGGGCCTGTACAGCTACCCGGTGCTGATGGCGGCGGACATCCTGATGTTCAACGCGCACAAGGTGCCGGTGGGTCGCGACCAGATCCAGCACGTGGAAATGGCCCGCGACATCGGCCAGCGTTTCAACCACCTGTTTGGCAACGGTAAAGAGTTCTTCACCATGCCCGAAGCGCTGATCGAAGAAAGCGTCGCCACCTTGCCGGGCCTGGATGGCCGCAAGATGTCCAAGAGCTACGACAACACCATCCCGTTGTTCACCAGCGCCAAGGACATGAAGGACGCGATCTCGCGCATCGTCACCGATTCCCGCGCGCCGGGCGAAGCCAAGGACCCGGACAATTCCCACCTGTTTACCTTGTTCCAGGCATTCGCCAGCAAGGCCCAGGAAGAAGAGTTCCGTGCCGAGCTGCTGCAAGGCCTGGGCTGGGGCGAGGCGAAGAACCGTCTGTTCCAGCTGCTGGACGGTCAATTGGGCGAAGCCCGCGAGCGTTACCATCAACTGATGTCGCGCCCGTCGGACATGGAAGACCTGCTGCTGATCGGCGCCAAGAAGGCCCGCGCCGTGGCGGCGCCATTCCTCGCCGAGCTGCGTGAGGCGGTTGGCTTGCGTTCGTTCGTCGAGCAGGCTGCTGCGCCGGTTGCGGCCAAGAAAAAAGCTGCGAAGGCCGCACGTTTTGTGAGCTTTCGCGAAGACGACGGCAGCTTCCGCTTCCGCCTGCTGGCTGCCGATGGCGAGCAACTGCTGCTGTCGCGCAACTTCGCTGACGGCAAGGCCGCCGGTGCCGTGACCAAGCAATTGCAATCGGGTCAAACTTTGGACATTCGTAGCGAAGCGTATGGCTTCAATGTCTGGCTCGACGGCGAATGCGTCGCCGAGAGCACGGCAATCTACGCAGATGCCGCCGAGCGCGACGCTGGAATCGCCGCCCTGCGCGTTGCGTTGACGCCAATCGAAGATTGACCCGACCAAGGGTTGATTGCCATTAATCAGGGCCGTCGTTACAGTGACGGCCCGTTTTTGTTGCCTTGCTAACGAAATTATGACGCCCCTAGAACGATATCAAGCTGATCTGAAACGCCCTGAATTCTTTCATGACGCTGCCCAGGAAACGGCGGTGCGTCACTTGCAGCGCCTGTACGACGACCTCGTCGCCGCCTCGCAAAGCAAGCCGGGGATGTTCAGCAAGCTGTTTGGCAAGAAAGACCACACGCCGGTCAAAGGCCTGTACTTCTGGGGCGGCGTCGGCCGCGGCAAGACTTACCTGGTAGAACACCTTCTTTGAAGCGCTGCCGTTCAAGGAAAAGGTCCGCACCCACTTCCACCGCTTCATGAAGCGCGTGCACGAAGAGATGAAGACCCTGCCGGGCGAGAAAAACCCGCTGACCATCATCGCCAAGCGTTTCTCCGACGAAGCGCGGGTGATCTGTTTCGATGAATTCTTCGTCTCCGACATCACCGACGCCATGATCCTCGGCACCCTGATGGAAGAGCTGTTCAAGAACGGCGTGACCCTGGTGGCCACTTCGAACATCGTGCCCGACGGCCTGTACAAGGACGGCCTGCAACGCGCGCGCTTCCTGCCGGCCATCGCGCTGATCAAGCAGAACACCGAGATCGTCAACGTCGACAGCGGCGTCGACTACCGCCTGCGTCACCTGGAGCAAGCGGAGCTGTTCCACTTCCCGCTCAACGAAGCGGCGCACGAAAGCCTGCGCAAGAGCTTCCGTGCCCTCACGCCGGAATGCACCCAGGCGGTGGAAAACGACAAGCTGATGATCGAAAACCGCGAAATCATTGCGCTGCGTACCTGCGATGACGTGGCGTGGTTCGACTTCCGCGCCCTGTGCGACGGCCCGCGCAGCCAGAACGACTACATCGAGCTGGGCAAGATTTTCCATGCGGTGATCTTGAGCGGCGTGGAGCAGATGAGCGTGACCACCGACGACATCGCGCGGCGGTTTATCAACATGGTCGATGAGTTCTACGACCGTAACGTGAAGCTGATCATCTCGGCGGAAGTGGAGCTGAAGGATCTGTATACCGGGGGGCGATTGACCTTCGAATTCCAGCGCACCCTCAGCCGTTTGCTGGAAATGCAGTCCCACGAGTTCCTCGCGCGCGGGCACAAACCTTAAAGACGAAGTAGATCAAAATGTGGGAGCTGGCTTGCCTGCGATAGCGGTCTGTCAGCCAGCTCATCTGCTGGCTGGTACACCGCTATCGCAGGCAAGCCAGCTCCCACATTAGGTTTGTGTTTGTCTCGGGTTATGCGGCTTGCTGGAACTGCTGGCGATACTGGTTCGGCGACAGCTCGGTGTGCTGCCTGAACAACCGCGCAAAGAAACTCGCATCGTCATACCCCACCTCATAACTGATGGTCTTGATGCTCTTGCGGCTGCCCGAGAGCAGGCCCTTGGCCGTCTCGATACGCAGGCGTTGCAGATAGTGCAGCGGCTTGTCACCGGTCGCCGTCTGGAAGCGCCGCATGAAATTGCGGATGCTCATGCCGTGTTCGCGGGCGACGTCTTCGAAGCGGAACTTGTCGGCGAAGTGCTCTTCGAGCCAATGCTGGATCTGCAGGATGATCACGTCCTGGTGCAGCTTTTGCCCACCAAAACCGATGCGTCCCGGCGCGTAGCTGCGTTGCACTTCGTAAAGAATGTCGCGGGCCACGGCCTGGGCGATGTTGGCGCCGCAGAAGCGTTCGATCAGGTAGATGTAGAGGTCGCACGCCGAGGTGGTGCCGCCGGCGCAGTACAGGTTGTCGGCGTCGGTGAGGTGCTTGTCCTGGTTGAGCTGGACCCGCGGGAAGCGTTCGCTGAAGGCGTTGAAGAAGCGCCAGTAGGTGGTCGCCTCCTTGCCGTCAAGCAAGCCGGCTTCGGCCAGCCAGAACACCCC
Proteins encoded in this window:
- a CDS encoding SIMPL domain-containing protein (The SIMPL domain is named for its presence in mouse protein SIMPL (signalling molecule that associates with mouse pelle-like kinase). Bacterial member BP26, from Brucella, was shown to assemble into a channel-like structure, while YggE from E. coli has been associated with resistance to oxidative stress.), which translates into the protein MSRFTRSAAVITLGVATLASLPALAAEGLNYNQISLRAEASQEVARDKMIVTLYTESQNSDPAKLAAEITTTMNKALAQSREVKGVTLRQGSRNSYPIYDNKNQKITGWRERAELRLESADFPALSKLTGELLNTLKMDSMDFAIADATRKASEDALLKDAVAAFKARAQLATDALGGKGYKIVNLNFNTNGYPQPYARGGMMMKAAAMDSAPTPEVEAGTSQVTMSADGVIEVLQ
- a CDS encoding ATP-binding protein produces the protein MLAAVKLTSATRQNLWRLTFIRTLVLAAQAGSVGLAYWFDLLPLPWLQLGVTLGFSTVLCVFTAIRLRTTWPVTELEYALQLACDLFIHSVLLYFSGGSTNPFVSYYLVPLTIAAVTLPWRYSVALSGIALTLYTLLLARFYPLQTFPIARENLQIYGMWLSFALSAAVITFFAARMAEELRRQEELRAIRREEGLRDQQLLAVATQAAGAAHELGTPLATMSVLLKEIIQDHHDPALQEDLGVLQEQVKQCKQTLQQLVRAAEANRRLAVEMQDVTQWLDEALNRWHLMRPEASYRFHLLGQGTVPRMAPPPDLTQALLNLLNNAADACPEGLGVQLDWDAEDVTISIRDHGAGVPLAIAEQIGKPFFTTKGKGFGLGLFLSKASVTRAGGSVKLYSHEEGGTLTELRLPRVARGDIDE
- a CDS encoding response regulator transcription factor gives rise to the protein MSDEIQVEGEELPHLLLVDDDATFTRVMARAMSRRGFRVSTAGSAEEGLTIAQADLPDYAALDLKMDGDSGLVLLPKLLELDPEMRVVILTGYSSIATAVEAIKRGACNYLCKPADADDVLAALLSEHADLDTLVPENPMSVDRLQWEHIQRVLTEHEGNISATARALGMHRRTLQRKLQKRPVRR
- a CDS encoding ABC transporter ATP-binding protein/permease — protein: MNQNAEYSAVNDAVRGQFFRRTWAMITPYWRSEEKGKAWLLLAAVIGLSLFSVAISVWINHWYKDFYNALEHKDTAAFWQLIGYFGGIAAVAILGAVYRLYLTQMLTIRWRAWLTEKHFARWLAHKNYYQLEQGGYTDNPDQRISEDLNNFTANTLSLGLGLLRNVVSLVSFSIILWGVSGSIEVFGITIPGYMFWCALLYAAVGSWLTHLIGRRLIGLSNQQQRFEADLRFSMVRVRENAESIALYNGEPNEQQRLSTRFGKVWHNFWDIMKVSKRLTFFTAGYSQIAIIFPFIVAAPRYFTGKIELGELMQINSAFGNVQENFSWFISAYSDLASWRATSDRLLSFQQAMTDNEQRPPAIDVRPEGERLVVQNLGMDLADGRHLLTDADMSVEPGQRVMLSGRSGSGKSTLLRAMGQLWPAGHGSIRLPAARYLFLPQKPYLPIGTLKAVLSYPQDDSAYPAERYAQVLETCRLPHLVGRLDEANHWQRMLSPGEQQRLAFARALLFAPQWLYMDEATSAMDEEDEATLYQALIDELPGLSIVSVGHRSSLKRFHGRHVRIEGGRLQEQQPA
- a CDS encoding YhcB family protein; this translates as MEHSLLVWLLPTLALVAGVAIGFLVARLLPNAAPNRTQRQLDDIQERFDSYQNEVVTHFNSTATLVKKLTQSYQEVQDHLADGANRLALDDITRQRLLAALHSDAPQAPRERLTPPRENQEPPRDYAPKTPNAPGMLDEHYGLKK
- a CDS encoding alpha/beta hydrolase, giving the protein MRETPVLIEGPVGQLEALYLDHPEPRGLALICHPNPVQGGTMLNKVVSTLQRTARDAGLITLRFNYRGVGASAGTHDMSTGEVDDAEAAATWLREKHPDLPMTLLGFSFGGYVAASLGGRLEAKGEQLAHLFMVAAAVMRLRDTDLLPLGCPLTLIQPETDEVVDPQTVYDWSAALNRPHELLKVAECGHFFHGKLTDLKDLVLPRLSN
- a CDS encoding tryptophan--tRNA ligase, whose translation is MTTRTRILTGITTTGTPHLGNYAGAIRPAILASQDANADSFYFLADYHALIKCDDPQRIQRSRMEIAATWLAGGLDVNRVTFYRQSDIPEIPELTWLLTCVAAKGLLNRAHAYKASVDKNVETGEDPDAGITMGLYSYPVLMAADILMFNAHKVPVGRDQIQHVEMARDIGQRFNHLFGNGKEFFTMPEALIEESVATLPGLDGRKMSKSYDNTIPLFTSAKDMKDAISRIVTDSRAPGEAKDPDNSHLFTLFQAFASKAQEEEFRAELLQGLGWGEAKNRLFQLLDGQLGEARERYHQLMSRPSDMEDLLLIGAKKARAVAAPFLAELREAVGLRSFVEQAAAPVAAKKKAAKAARFVSFREDDGSFRFRLLAADGEQLLLSRNFADGKAAGAVTKQLQSGQTLDIRSEAYGFNVWLDGECVAESTAIYADAAERDAGIAALRVALTPIED
- a CDS encoding GlxA family transcriptional regulator; translation: MQAKDFFHLASLRYGKQQGLGLTPAFETRLVSPDGQSVRSFSDVIMPVDGGLEDADIIVLPAFWDDFDALCTRYPQVLPWLRAQHARGAVLCGEATGVFWLAEAGLLDGKEATTYWRFFNAFSERFPRVQLNQDKHLTDADNLYCAGGTTSACDLYIYLIERFCGANIAQAVARDILYEVQRSYAPGRIGFGGQKLHQDVIILQIQHWLEEHFADKFRFEDVAREHGMSIRNFMRRFQTATGDKPLHYLQRLRIETAKGLLSGSRKSIKTISYEVGYDDASFFARLFRQHTELSPNQYRQQFQQAA